The DNA window GGGTTTGGGCTGCGCATGCGAAGGGATGCGAGGAGGGATTCGGACGGAAAGACCGGCATCTTGGGGATGCCGGTCTTTTACTAGGTATGGTTGGGCACCCGGAGGGAGCCCCTCCTTGGTTACGGAGTCGTGTTGAGACGGTAGAAGTTGCTGTCGGGGCCGATGGTGATCGTGAGCTCGTAGTTGGGCCCGTTGATGACCGGGCTTCCTACGACTTCCGACCACGGGTCGGTGCCGCCGAGGTCGGTGGACTCCTGAAGTACGGCGCTTCCCGGAGTGGTTGTCGGCCAGACCAAGGTAATCTCGCCCGCTCCGGGGCCGGACTGAACGGAGAGGCTGAGTTCGGCCGGAGTGTCGGAGAGCTCGCTGATGGTCAGGTAGTCGATCGCGATCTGGTCGGTCGCGCCCCAGTCGTTGGTGTTGGTGTTTGCGGCCGTCCGGATGATGTCGAACTCAAGCCCGGTGGCTGCCATCGGAATGCCGGACCAGCATCCTCCGAGGTCGCCGGCGAGCTGCCACGAGACACTGAAGGTATCGGTGTCCATGTCGGCGATGACCGAGACCGTGAGATCCGTGAGGGTGGTGGTGCCGAAGTCGACGAGGTTGGTATTGGTAGTTCCGACACGATGCTGGAGCCGCAGGGTTCCGTTCTGCTTGTGAAGCCGGACCGTGAACAGGTCGGTGTTGCCGTCATCGCGTATTCCGAATCCGACATTGGCTCCTGTGAGGTCACCTGTGGAAAGGTCAGCCGACGAGACATGCCAGTCCATCTGGAAGCGTCCGGTACCTTGATCGGGATTGGTGATCCCGCCATTGCGGAAGATGTTGTCTCCGGTGTCGATGCCTTGGGTAAATACAAGGTCGCCGCTGGAGGTCACGGCATTGTCCGCATTACCGCCCAAGTTGGCGGCTCCCGCGTCGTTCTGGGCGTGGCCGAGACTCTGGGAGTCGATATCGAACTGCCAGTCCTCGATGGCGGTCGTCGACGGTGCGGCCGAAGCAACGTAATTGGAAAGCGTCAGGAATTCCACCTGCACCGAATCGGTAGCGCCCCAGTCGGTCGCGTTGGTGCTGGCATACATCCGCAGGCGCTCCATATTCAGACTCGGCAGGTCCATCGGGATATTGGTTTGGCAGCGGGTGCCTTCGCCATCCGGAGTCCACTCGACGTCGTAGGTGTCGGTATCAAGATCGAGGATCACCCGCACGGACAAGGGGCCGGCAAGGCTGGTCACTCCGAAGTCCTCAAGATCCGTGTTGGTCCCCGTGTTCGAGTCCCGGCGTTGAAGTCGGAGTGTACCGCTTTGCTTCTGGAGCCGGACGTTGAGAAGGTCCGTGTTGGCGAGGTTGCGGATCGTGAAACCGACGTTGGCACCGGTCAGGTCTCCCGTGCTCAGGTCGGCAGCGGTGTAGGTGAAGGCCAGTTCGAACTTTCCGGTGGATTGGGCAGTCGTGAGGTCGCTGTTCCGGAACAGGCTGTTGGTGGATTCGTCCGTCTCCGCGGTCTCCGGGTCATCCACGCTGACGGTGAAGTCGAGGTTGCCGTTGCCGTCGGTCACGACGTTAGGAACATCGCCGCCCCAGGCTGCCGAGCCGACCGAGTTGATAAGGCCGGAAAGCTGGGTGTCGGCGGCTTCGTCAAATTGCCAATCTTCGATGGCGGCTCCGAGGTTGGTTGCCCCGAGCTGGGTTGCCGCCAGAACGGCGATGCACGGGAAGATCTGTTGGATTTTCATGGGTTGTCTGAGGTTTCGTTCGACCAAGATTCGGGTTTGATCGTGGTCAGAGGACACCTCCTCACGGGTTTGTTCAAGATGTCGACGGTGTGAAAATCAGTGACTAAACACTGAAATAGCGCCCTCTGACTGGATTCGGTCACGACTCAATCGGCGCGGAGCCTGATGCTGCCGGGATTGGCGAGAGTGCACGATTCATGTGGTGCGCAAACACAGCCAAAAGCGGTCGAAAATCGCTGCACCATGACCTTGTGCGAGCGCTGGTGTCGGGGGAGTTTCCGGTCAACCCATCAGCAAACCCATGAAACACCGATTTTCACGCCGCCCGGCGTCCTCAGGCTTCACGCTCATCGAACTGCTCGTCGTCATCGTGATCGTTGCCGCGCTGTCGTCACTCGTTTTCGTAGTCGCAAGGCGCGGTCTGGAGAAAGCCCGTGCGGCAACCTGCGCATCGAATCTCCGGCAGGTCGGCATGCTGATGAATGGCTACGCGTCGGAGAACTTCGGGCAGTATCCGCACGGTGGGCCTCCCGACGGGTGGATCGATCGGCTCTGCGTCGAGATGGTGTCCGGTTATCCCGAGAATGGAGGCAACGCTGAGAAGCAGACCTATTTCGAAAGCGGCGGCGGGGAGATCTTCAACTGCCCATCCGACAAGGATGGTCGGAAGAATCTCCACAAGAGCTATCTCGCCAATCCACGGGTGGTCGGAATGAAGACCGGCGACGGCGATTGGCTGGGCAACGGCGCCTTCTCTCCGCAACGCCAGCAGGCGCTGAAGTATCCCGCGCGCACCTTCCTCGTTATCGAGGACTGGGGCCGGAACTCGAAACTGTGGAAGGGCAACGGCCTGCGCTACGAGGGTGATATCAAGAAGGATGCCGAGAGACCGTGCCATGGCGATGGGCGGCACTTCCTCTATGTTGACGGTCACGTCGAATTCATGACCCAGGACCCCGGCGCCGAAGGCGACGGCTTCGACATCTATTACAAGGGTGAGTGAGCGGCAGCGGACGACGACTCGGTTCTTCCGGATTCATGAAATACGGCTTCTTTGACAACGATCGGCGCGAGTATGTGATTACCGATCCGCGCACTCCCACGAAGTGGGTCAACTATGTCGGCTGCCTCGCTTTCGGGGGAATCGTCGACCACACCGGCGGTGCGTTGCTTTGTGCCGGTGACCCGGGTCTGAACCGGATCACGAAGTACATCCCGCAGATGCCGGCGTCGGAGTTCAAGGGCACGACGCTCTACCTCCGCGTTCGGGATGGCGACGAGGTTTCGGTGATCAGTCCGTTCTTCACGCCATGCCTTGATCCGTGCGACTCGTACGAGTGCCGCGTCGGGCTTTCGTATCAGAAGATCACCACCGAGATCGCCGGTATCCGGACCGAGGTCACGATCTTCATCCCGGCGGGTGAGGCGGTCGAACTGCGCGACATCCGCGTGACGAACCTGCGTGGCCGTCCGGTCGAAATCGAGATCGTACCGGTGGTCGAATACAGCCACTTCGACGCGCTCAAGCAACTGACCAATGCCGATTGGGTTCCGCAGACGATGATGAGCGAAAAGCTCTCGCTGAAATACGGGCGGATGGCGCTGCTGCAGTATCCTTTCCTGCGCAAGGACGATGCCGTGAACTTCCTTTCCGCAAGCCGTCCGGTGAATTCGTTCGAGAGTGATCGGAAAGCGTTTCTCGGTGACAACGAATACGGCACGTGGGCCTGTCCCGGTGCTTTGGCGGAGGGCGGACGTTTGTCGAATTGCGAGGCGCGTCGGGGCGACAACATCGGCGCGCTGGCGATCGGCATGGGATCCGTCGCTTCGGGAGACGAGGTCCGGACGGTGACCATGCTTGGTCAGGACCGGCGCGAGCGGATTCCCTTCGTGGTCGAGAAATACAGTGATCCGGCTGAAGTGGATGCCGCGTTCGGTCGGCTCGCGGACTTCTGGCAAGAGAACCTCTCAGTGTTCCAGTGCGAGACACCGGACGCCGAGTTCGATGCGATGGTGAACATCCACAATCCGCGGCAGTGCTACATGACCATGAACTGGTCGCGCTACCTGTCGCTCTACCAACTCGGCATCGGCACGCGTGGCATCGGGTTCCGCGACAGCTCCCAGGATGTGATGGGCGGGATGGCCGGTGCTCCGTCCGA is part of the Haloferula helveola genome and encodes:
- a CDS encoding type II secretion system protein, with product MKHRFSRRPASSGFTLIELLVVIVIVAALSSLVFVVARRGLEKARAATCASNLRQVGMLMNGYASENFGQYPHGGPPDGWIDRLCVEMVSGYPENGGNAEKQTYFESGGGEIFNCPSDKDGRKNLHKSYLANPRVVGMKTGDGDWLGNGAFSPQRQQALKYPARTFLVIEDWGRNSKLWKGNGLRYEGDIKKDAERPCHGDGRHFLYVDGHVEFMTQDPGAEGDGFDIYYKGE